From the genome of Ptychodera flava strain L36383 chromosome 22, AS_Pfla_20210202, whole genome shotgun sequence, one region includes:
- the LOC139123196 gene encoding nucleolar protein dao-5-like isoform X2, translating into MKIEDDLDLAFQFLKNRVGRNWREFLRVLGASEPEIRNLWLIHFNVRGWHDCIYHGLLLWRQREKESASLEPLVEALRHISVMRPDIADELQNYWEELKEGRTLTTPSPTQSEILSIDLETVMSLRQQDLMKERERMLALLEGGRILKHRKGKAKRDFFGIVGSESSAFSRVEKQGTSKLLEEATECEQQQSPKHERNPSAKVEAWPKREWVADWVSGDRYPARKREGLNDIDKLDGPSSAGKSDLQPHVRKLDFSNDIDIDTPPARKIRKSEHQENQRQNPLQTGNDIVTASGQGTPSTKSFGQSSSKSSGFYGSNGMTTEPDTTPSNAVFSPVTPDDGYFTFPSSKDNVGDSTGSSTPAVPKILRDNDSIDDASYHTAYSSSPLTNPSTPRSNPKLPRGGPEYRDGPNTLELPPQDNRWSNSTTTNEDLQWEDFQNLSLKDYRLTRSFLTPKTNESSATSDRGTTSFDDMDWQHFDNMTPTYSSSKGIRHFTPIASKSTTSSVDSSKFNVIDESPENRTLDKEDQISEESGEYVTAEAFPLLEEANDIGPVETATSRDGVLNLDDENMQSGKGSEDSQTPVNINTNSETSPRSSNVHTPLTDPGQAVNPKEKLKAKFNKRPKKKVNNDIPKDDLVEPIDDYQDTDGAELEKPRRKRYTKKSPSKKNQNKKIKPPNKPAPSLKPKHGDKKALKERKPKPTTEETPATVPLAAEDKKPAEKRSSASMPESHDTSSPEVNRCIMCPLPNFRKPVVKPSVHKGYKPPGSPWELRRNGSSEEEISKILADANKPNGSIHDVNKSPRRKEPVTGEVKQFMDSFPRYHRSSRGSSGRAEENLDRYSPWEVRRDSETSRSGAHLVARSASLVNGSITPSFVDEVFESPWIEMDEVELERQKLLNEAGGLFDDLREKGLLDLQSNEVDDETCFLLLVGDAVRKLLEDNNQDAKSIYALKQLSESLCEVNLHKKAKSAKPGKPIGQRHRRRRRSDEEVLANVKHTLYGNYTLKFELKRNKKANKKQPNSLNLKEKIRPPKPPRVGKSSRDSPS; encoded by the exons GATGATCTAGATCTCGCATTCCAGTTCCTGAAAAACAGAGTTGGTCGAAACTGGCGGGAGTTCCTGCGAGTTCTCGGCGCTAGCGAGCCCGAGATACGTAATCTTTGGCTGATCCATTTCAATGTGCGGGGCTGGCACGACTGCATCTACCACGGACTGTTGCTATGGCGACAGAGGGAGAAAGAAAGCGCGTCGCTGGAACCACTCGTGGAAGCACTGCGTCATATTTCAGTCATGAGACCGGATATCGCAG ATGAACTACAGAACTATTGGGAAGAACTGAAAGAAGGTCGAACTCTGACAACGCCCTCACCTACTCAGAGTGAAATTTTGTCGATTGATCTAGAAACGGTAATGAGTCTGCGCCAGCAAGACCTTATGAAGGAGCGAGAGAGAATGCTGGCGCTGTTAGAAGGTGGCCGAATCTTAAAGCATCGGAAAGGAAAAGCGAAAAGAGACTTTTTTGGAATAGTTGGGTCAGAATCATCTGCCTTTTCACGAGTAGAGAAACAGGGGACAAGTAAACTCTTGGAAGAGGCAACAGAATGCGAGCAACAACAGTCGCCGAAGCATGAGCGCAATCCATCTGCGAAAGTGGAAGCTTGGCCAAAGCGCGAATGGGTGGCGGACTGGGTGTCTGGCGATAGGTACCCGGCAAGAAAGCGCGAAGGTTTGAACGACATTGACAAACTAGATGGTCCAAGTTCCGCGGGGAAATCTGACTTGCAGCCACATGTTCGCAAGCTAGACTTTAgtaatgacattgacattgacacaCCACCGGCGAGGAAAATACGAAAAAGCGAACATCAAGAGAACCAGCGCCAGAATCCTCTTCAGACAGGAAACGATATTGTTACGGCTAGCGGTCAGGGTACGCCATCGACGAAATCGTTCGGGCAGAGCAGCAGCAAATCCAGCGGATTCTATGGTTCAAATGGCATGACCACAGAACCAGACACGACACCGTCGAATGCGGTGTTTTCACCGGTAACCCCCGACGATGGTTATTTCACTTTCCCGTCATCAAAGGACAATGTCGGTGACAGTACCGGCAGTTCTACCCCCGCTGTGCCGAAAATCCTCCGCGACAACGATTCAATCGACGACGCGTCGTATCACACCGCCTACAGTTCGTCCCCGCTCACAAACCCGTCGACACCGAGATCGAACCCAAAGCTACCTCGCGGCGGCCCCGAATACAGAGATGGCCCGAATACTCTTGAACTGCCACCGCAAGATAACCGTTGGAGTAATTCAACTACGACCAATGAGGATCTGCAGTGGGAAGATTTCCAGAATCTCAGCTTGAAGGATTACCGATTGACCCGTAGTTTTCTCACGCCGAAAACTAACGAAAGTTCAGCTACGTCAGACAGAGGCACAACTTCGTTTGACGACATGGACTGGCAGCACTTTGACAACATGACACCAACTTACTCGTCTTCCAAAGGCATTCGACACTTCACACCCATCGCGTCAAAATCTACGACTAGCAGTGTCGATTCGTCGAAGTTCAACGTCATTGACGAAAGTCCAGAGAACAGAACCCTTGACAAGGAAGATCAAATTTCAGAAGAATCTGGCGAATACGTCACTGCGGAAGCTTTCCCGTTGCTAGAAGAGGCAAACGATATAGGGCCAGTTGAAACTGCGACGTCACGCGATGGAGTTTTGAATCTTGACGATGAAAATATGCAGAGCGGGAAAGGGTCGGAGGACAGCCAAACGCCTGTGAATATAAATACAAATTCAGAAACTTCACCGAGAAGTTCAAATGTGCATACACCGTTGACAGATCCTGGTCAAGCTGTAAATCCTAAAGAGAAACTTAAAGCAAAATTCAACAAGCGACCAAAAAAGAAAGTTAACAACGACATCCCAAAGGACGATTTGGTCGAACCGATTGATGATTATCAGGACACTGATGGCGCTGAGCTGGAAAAGCCGCGGCGTAAACGGTATACGAAGAAAAGCCCCTCAAAGAAAAACCAGAATAAGAAGATCAAGCCCCCCAATAAGCCAGCCCCTTCGCTGAAACCAAAGCATGGTGACAAAAAGGCTTTGAAAGAACGAAAGCCCAAACCTACGACTGAGGAAACGCCAGCGACTGTGCCCCTTGCTGCGGAAGACAAAAAACCGGCCGAGAAGAGGAGTTCGGCGTCTATGCCGGAGTCACATGACACCAGTAGTCCAGAGGTTAACCGATGCATCATGTGTCCGCTACCGAACTTCAGAAAACCAGTTGTCAAACCATCTGTGCATAAGGGCTACAAACCTCCCGGATCGCCTTGGGAACTCAGACGCAACGGCAGTTCGGAAGAGGAGATTTCAAAAATCCTCGCAGATGCTAACAAACCCAATGGAAGCATACATGATGTGAACAAATCACCAAGAAGGAAAGAACCTGTCACTGGGGAGGTTAAACAGTTTATGGACTCATTCCCGCGCTATCATCGTTCCAGTAGAGGTAGCTCAGGGAGGGCTGAAGAGAACCTGGACAGATATTCACCATGGGAGGTCCGACGTGACTCAGAAACGTCAAGATCCGGCGCACATCTCGTAGCGAGAAGTGCGTCATTGGTGAACGGGAGTATCACGCCCTCTTTCGTGGATGAAGTGTTCGAGTCGCCTTGGATCGAGATGGACGAGGTTGAGCTGGAAAGGCAAAAACTCCTCAATGAAGCTGGTGGATTATTTGACGACCTGCGCGAAAAGGGTCTGCTTGATCTTCAGTCGAATGAAGTGGACGACGAGACTTGTTTCCTTTTGCTCGTTGGGGACGCTGTTCGGAAACTTCTGGAAGACAACAACCAAGACGCAAAAAGCATTTACGCGCTGAAACAGCTGAGCGAGAGTCTCTGTGAAGTAAACTTGCACAAGAAGGCGAAGAGCGCCAAGCCTGGAAAACCGATCGGGCAACGACATAGGCGCAGAAGGCGTTCTGACGAAGAAGTGCTGGCGAACGTAAAGCACACATTATACGGCAATTACACACTGAAATTTGAGCTGAAAAGGAACAAGAAAGCGAATAAGAAACAACCAAACAGTCTTAATCTGAAGGAAAAGATAAGACCACCAAAGCCGCCGCGTGTTGGAAAAAGCTCACGTGATTCCCCATCGTGA